A genomic segment from Alteribacillus bidgolensis encodes:
- a CDS encoding CAP domain-containing protein, whose product MKKIVLSLAVLIAFPAAVNAHESQPVESGELFSKLAEQSNLTENELFQAIPELEELDVYNIIEQYTNPGEVTEQPDEGQAAEEEETTPAAEQTAEEEETTPAAEQAAEEEETTPTAEEQAPAAEQQAPANEDTATEQETVNDEEVASESEFEQEVIRLTNEEREKQGLQPLEPYSELSDVARDKSEDMRDAGYFSHNSPNYGSPFDMMDTYGIEYQGAGENIAAGQQSPEQVVEGWMNSEGHRENILNGSFTHIGVGHAEGGSYGNYWTQMFVTK is encoded by the coding sequence ATGAAAAAAATCGTTTTATCACTTGCCGTATTAATTGCTTTCCCAGCGGCAGTGAATGCTCATGAAAGTCAACCAGTTGAGTCTGGAGAACTCTTTTCAAAATTAGCTGAACAGAGTAACTTGACGGAAAACGAGTTATTTCAAGCTATTCCGGAATTAGAAGAGTTGGATGTATATAATATAATAGAACAATACACTAATCCGGGGGAAGTAACGGAACAACCTGATGAAGGTCAAGCGGCAGAGGAAGAAGAAACAACACCAGCTGCTGAACAAACAGCAGAGGAAGAAGAAACAACACCAGCTGCTGAACAAGCGGCAGAGGAAGAAGAAACAACTCCAACTGCTGAAGAACAAGCTCCAGCTGCAGAGCAGCAAGCTCCTGCGAATGAAGATACAGCAACTGAACAAGAAACAGTAAATGACGAAGAAGTTGCAAGTGAAAGTGAATTTGAACAAGAAGTCATTCGTTTGACAAATGAGGAAAGAGAAAAGCAAGGTCTGCAGCCTCTTGAACCATATAGTGAGCTTTCTGATGTGGCAAGAGACAAGTCTGAAGACATGAGAGATGCTGGATACTTTTCTCACAACAGTCCGAATTACGGCAGCCCATTTGACATGATGGATACTTATGGTATCGAGTATCAAGGTGCTGGTGAAAACATTGCTGCTGGTCAGCAATCTCCTGAGCAAGTTGTAGAAGGCTGGATGAACTCAGAAGGTCACCGTGAAAACATTTTAAATGGCAGCTTCACTCACATCGGTGTCGGACATGCTGAAGGCGGAAGCTATGGTAATTATTGGACACAAATGTTTGTTACAAAATAA
- a CDS encoding ATP-binding protein, with translation MKYDKCIVKKPQDYHAARKKIKNWLQPLQSDQQFFFEVAVNEALNNTVHHGRNEEEIYTSISFESDGTKIIVSIEDRGSGLTKEAETLYRQASEEVFKRTANTLKQSGRGLAIMKECSDNMILEENGRRVTLIKYI, from the coding sequence ATGAAGTATGATAAATGTATTGTTAAAAAGCCACAAGATTATCACGCAGCGAGAAAAAAGATTAAAAATTGGCTTCAACCTCTGCAAAGCGACCAACAATTTTTCTTTGAGGTTGCTGTCAATGAAGCACTAAATAACACAGTTCATCACGGGAGAAATGAAGAAGAGATTTATACAAGTATATCTTTTGAATCAGATGGAACGAAAATAATTGTATCTATTGAGGACCGTGGAAGCGGGTTGACAAAGGAAGCGGAAACACTGTACAGACAGGCTTCTGAGGAAGTGTTTAAAAGAACTGCTAATACGCTTAAACAATCCGGCCGCGGTTTAGCTATTATGAAAGAGTGCAGTGATAATATGATTTTAGAGGAAAACGGCCGCCGTGTAACGCTTATAAAATATATTTAA
- a CDS encoding nitroreductase family protein has product MTTIELMKERHSIRKYDSEYKIPEEDLHEIIEAASQAPSSWNLQHWRFLAVQSDEKKQELLPIAYNQQQVQDSSVTIAILGDKEANQSADTVFDESVKSGVITDEVKNQIVANIHGAYEQEGFAHKEALINASLAAMQLMLAAKEKGYDSVPMGGFDKEKLMEAFNIPDRYIPIMLISLGKGHGTTRESFRFPVEDVLIKESF; this is encoded by the coding sequence ATGACTACTATTGAACTAATGAAAGAACGTCATTCCATTCGTAAATACGACAGCGAATATAAAATCCCAGAAGAAGATTTGCATGAAATAATAGAAGCCGCATCACAAGCGCCTTCTTCCTGGAACCTTCAACATTGGAGGTTTTTAGCTGTTCAATCGGATGAGAAAAAACAGGAGCTTTTGCCGATTGCTTATAATCAGCAGCAAGTCCAGGATAGCTCCGTTACCATCGCCATATTAGGAGACAAAGAGGCTAATCAATCTGCTGATACGGTCTTTGATGAGTCTGTAAAAAGCGGAGTGATAACAGACGAGGTTAAAAATCAAATTGTGGCAAATATTCATGGTGCTTATGAGCAAGAAGGGTTTGCGCATAAAGAGGCTTTAATTAATGCTTCATTAGCTGCTATGCAGTTAATGCTTGCTGCCAAAGAAAAGGGATATGATTCTGTTCCAATGGGTGGTTTCGATAAAGAAAAATTAATGGAGGCATTTAACATTCCGGACCGCTATATTCCTATAATGCTTATCTCATTAGGCAAAGGACACGGAACAACACGTGAATCATTCCGTTTTCCCGTTGAGGATGTCCTAATAAAAGAATCATTTTAA
- the trhA gene encoding PAQR family membrane homeostasis protein TrhA codes for MAAVHTFSRREEIANAATHAVGIVLSIAAITLLVVFASIHGTSFHILSVSIYGATMLLLYVSSTLLHSFKKGKVKDLFEIFDHASIYLFIAGTYTPFLFHVIEGALSWTLFGIVWGLAIFGVGFKAFFVKKFMFLSTLFYILMGWIIIFAWQPLTSALPAGGIGFLVGGGLLYTIGTIFYMWRHFPYHHAVWHVFVLGGSIMHFFAIFLYVLPL; via the coding sequence ATGGCAGCAGTCCACACGTTTTCCCGGCGAGAAGAAATAGCAAATGCTGCTACACACGCTGTTGGTATAGTTTTAAGCATTGCAGCTATCACCCTTCTTGTAGTATTCGCAAGCATTCATGGCACTTCGTTCCATATACTAAGCGTCTCCATTTATGGAGCTACTATGTTATTACTTTATGTTTCCTCAACACTGCTGCACAGTTTTAAGAAAGGGAAAGTTAAAGACCTATTTGAAATCTTTGATCACGCTTCTATTTATTTATTTATAGCTGGTACTTACACTCCTTTTTTGTTTCACGTTATAGAGGGAGCTTTAAGCTGGACGTTATTTGGGATTGTGTGGGGCCTTGCGATTTTTGGTGTTGGCTTCAAAGCCTTTTTCGTAAAAAAATTTATGTTTCTATCTACTCTCTTTTACATTCTTATGGGATGGATTATTATCTTTGCTTGGCAGCCATTAACTTCCGCTCTTCCAGCTGGAGGGATTGGTTTTCTCGTAGGCGGCGGTTTGCTGTATACGATTGGCACAATTTTTTATATGTGGAGACACTTCCCTTATCATCATGCAGTATGGCATGTATTTGTACTTGGAGGATCTATTATGCATTTCTTTGCTATTTTCCTTTATGTACTGCCGTTATGA
- a CDS encoding cell wall hydrolase: MFKQLKIAGAAFAAFISFSAAAEVSEAYTVKSGETLWSIGMEHGVSVIELKEVNEKNTLHVNEGEYLQIPEGIYPHERNLLERIVSAEAEGESYAGKVAVATVVLNRVKSDEFPDSIKKVIYEVSPTGHPSFSPVSDGSINQPADEESKKAVREALAFEGQGSGSLFFYNPAIASNHWIATRETTSVIGNHVFAK; the protein is encoded by the coding sequence GTGTTTAAACAGTTAAAAATAGCAGGTGCTGCTTTTGCTGCCTTTATTTCATTCAGTGCAGCAGCTGAAGTTTCTGAAGCATATACAGTTAAAAGTGGTGAAACTCTTTGGTCTATCGGAATGGAACACGGGGTTTCTGTCATAGAGCTAAAAGAAGTCAATGAAAAAAACACTTTGCATGTAAATGAGGGAGAATATTTGCAAATCCCAGAAGGTATTTATCCTCATGAGAGGAATTTACTAGAGAGAATTGTAAGTGCAGAAGCCGAGGGTGAATCGTATGCAGGAAAAGTAGCGGTAGCTACAGTAGTATTAAATCGTGTAAAAAGTGATGAATTTCCAGACAGCATTAAGAAAGTTATATATGAAGTATCACCAACAGGCCACCCTTCATTCAGCCCGGTTTCAGATGGATCGATTAACCAGCCTGCAGATGAGGAATCTAAAAAAGCGGTTAGAGAGGCACTAGCTTTTGAAGGACAAGGCAGTGGTTCCCTTTTCTTCTATAATCCCGCTATCGCTTCTAACCACTGGATCGCTACGAGAGAAACAACTTCAGTCATCGGAAACCATGTCTTTGCAAAATAA
- the wrbA gene encoding NAD(P)H:quinone oxidoreductase, translating into MGKILIPYYSAYGHIFEMAKKVAEGAEQAGAEVKIVKVPEFEAARQAMSGQDPYVQAQDAQKDIPEATHDDLTWADGIIWGVPTRYGTMPAQMKQFLDTAGALWMNGELEGKATAVFTSTGSIHGGQEATALTTLVPLLHFGLIYVGLPYGENQEMLTTDGIGGSPYAASTVAGPDGSNQPDEREFTMAGRLGARVADVASKLSQ; encoded by the coding sequence ATGGGAAAGATTTTAATTCCATATTATAGTGCTTATGGACATATTTTTGAAATGGCGAAAAAAGTAGCGGAGGGCGCAGAGCAGGCTGGAGCAGAAGTGAAAATCGTAAAAGTTCCTGAATTTGAAGCGGCGCGGCAAGCTATGTCAGGTCAAGATCCTTACGTTCAAGCACAGGATGCTCAAAAAGATATCCCCGAAGCGACCCATGATGATTTAACGTGGGCTGACGGTATTATTTGGGGTGTTCCAACCCGCTATGGAACAATGCCTGCCCAAATGAAACAATTCCTTGATACAGCTGGTGCGTTATGGATGAATGGGGAACTTGAAGGAAAAGCAACAGCAGTCTTTACAAGTACCGGTTCTATACATGGAGGACAAGAGGCAACAGCTCTTACTACTTTAGTTCCGCTTCTTCATTTCGGCCTTATATATGTTGGACTTCCTTATGGGGAAAACCAAGAAATGCTTACGACAGACGGCATTGGCGGTTCTCCATATGCTGCATCTACAGTTGCAGGACCGGATGGGTCAAACCAGCCAGATGAGAGAGAATTTACTATGGCAGGACGTCTTGGTGCACGTGTAGCAGACGTTGCAAGTAAACTTAGTCAATAA
- a CDS encoding winged helix-turn-helix transcriptional regulator, translating to MDYTKMCPKYEAAVELLGKKWTGLIIRVLLGGPKRFKDIKAQIPEMSDRILTERIKELEENNIVERTVFPEKPVRIEYSLTLKGKDLAPVIESIQGWGEKWM from the coding sequence ATGGATTATACAAAGATGTGTCCCAAATACGAAGCAGCTGTCGAACTGCTTGGTAAGAAATGGACTGGCCTCATCATTCGCGTACTATTAGGCGGACCTAAACGATTTAAGGATATAAAAGCACAAATTCCTGAAATGAGCGATAGAATATTAACAGAACGCATAAAGGAATTAGAGGAAAACAATATTGTAGAACGCACTGTTTTCCCTGAAAAACCAGTACGTATTGAATATAGTCTGACCCTAAAAGGAAAAGACTTGGCTCCTGTTATTGAATCTATTCAAGGTTGGGGCGAAAAATGGATGTAA
- a CDS encoding GerMN domain-containing protein, giving the protein MTRLLYFVLIVLISFGVLSACGQGEETEEDLETGAGTEEDKNESEEQGEAVEDSQDEKDETTVEDTEETEEVEETEEANEKESEETNASEETITETVTLYFSDEQLLETYKEQQEVEADSEEGIPAAALQAWINGPEHEELVGPFEGEEVQVQSVEVQDGTAEVSFSESLLDVNAGSSAEMAITEQIALTMEQFGYEETKILIEGEEESSLFGHMDSTEPISANNPDDYEAME; this is encoded by the coding sequence ATGACACGTCTATTGTACTTTGTACTTATCGTTCTAATAAGCTTTGGGGTGCTGTCAGCGTGCGGCCAAGGAGAAGAAACAGAAGAAGACTTAGAAACAGGCGCCGGCACTGAAGAGGATAAAAATGAATCTGAAGAACAGGGAGAAGCAGTTGAAGACAGCCAAGACGAGAAGGATGAAACCACGGTAGAAGACACAGAAGAAACTGAAGAAGTAGAAGAAACTGAAGAAGCAAATGAAAAAGAAAGTGAAGAAACAAATGCATCAGAAGAAACTATCACTGAAACGGTAACATTGTACTTTTCAGATGAGCAGCTGCTTGAAACGTATAAAGAGCAGCAAGAAGTAGAAGCAGACTCTGAAGAGGGTATTCCGGCAGCTGCTCTTCAAGCATGGATAAATGGACCAGAGCACGAGGAACTAGTTGGCCCTTTTGAAGGAGAAGAGGTGCAGGTTCAATCAGTAGAGGTGCAAGACGGTACAGCAGAAGTTTCTTTTTCGGAATCTTTGTTGGATGTTAATGCAGGCTCAAGTGCTGAAATGGCAATTACCGAACAAATTGCTTTAACTATGGAGCAGTTTGGTTATGAGGAAACGAAAATTCTTATTGAAGGAGAAGAGGAATCTTCTTTATTCGGCCATATGGACAGCACGGAACCTATTTCTGCTAATAACCCTGATGATTATGAAGCAATGGAATAA
- a CDS encoding BH0509 family protein codes for MKRIERKNMVSFISKVKGMEEKYLSTMTDEDIEHIYEQTYLKHETTE; via the coding sequence ATGAAAAGAATAGAGCGGAAAAACATGGTATCGTTTATTTCTAAAGTAAAGGGAATGGAAGAAAAATACTTATCCACGATGACAGATGAAGATATTGAACACATTTATGAACAAACGTATTTAAAACATGAAACAACTGAATAA